From the genome of Lotus japonicus ecotype B-129 chromosome 6, LjGifu_v1.2, one region includes:
- the LOC130726936 gene encoding S-adenosyl-L-methionine:benzoic acid/salicylic acid carboxyl methyltransferase 1-like — protein sequence MEKIETRKDVAQVLHMNGGTGETSYAKNSLLQQKAISLTKALREEAITSLYLKKVPRILSIADLGCSSGPNTFMVISEIIKTVENLCREMKHKESPEYHFFMNDLPENDFNSIFKSLGSFKEKLSDEIEAETGPCFFTGVPGSFYGRVFPTKTLHFVHSSYSLHWLSRVPQGVENNKGNIYMARSSPSNVLKAYYEEFQKDFSSFLKSRAKELVEGGKMVLTLLGRTSEVQYSEDGCDIWDLLALALSDMVSEGKINEEKLDTFNLPLYQPSPSEVRLEVLKEGSFTINCLEISEVHWNAHDGWNAFDSKSLDSVGGYNVTKCMRAVNEPLLITHFGEAVIDEIFRRYHAILIDRTSKNNVKFINLSISMTRNE from the exons ATGGAGAAAATAGAAACAAGAAAGGATGTGGCACAAGTACTGCACATGAATGGAGGCACCGGAGAAACAAGCTATGCCAAAAACTCCTTACTTCAG CAAAAGGCTATTTCATTAACAAAGGCATTGAGAGAGGAAGCCATAACCAGCCTCTACCTTAAGAAAGTCCCGAGAATTTTATCCATTGCAGACTTGGGTTGCTCCTCTGGACCAAACACTTTCATGGTGATATCTGAAATTATCAAAACGGTGGAGAATCTTTGCCGAGAAATGAAGCATAAGGAGTCTCCTGAATACCATTTCTTCATGAATGATCTTCCTGAGAATGATTTCAACAGCATCTTTAAGTCCCTTGGCAGTTTCAAAGAGAAGCTAAGTGATGAAATAGAAGCTGAGACTGGCCCATGCTTTTTCACTGGTGTTCCAGGCTCCTTTTATGGCAGGGTCTTTCCGACAAAAACTTTGCATTTTGTCCATTCCTCTTACAGCCTTCATTGGCTATCCCGG GTTCCTCAAGGCGTAGAGAATAACAAGGGCAATATTTACATGGCTCGTTCGAGTCCCTCAAACGTCCTCAAGGCTTACTATGAGGAATTTCAAAAAGATTTCTCATCATTTCTCAAGTCTCGTGCAAAAGAGCTAGTTGAAGGAGGTAAAATGGTTTTAACACTTTTAGGAAGAACAAGTGAAGTGCAATATAGCGAAGATGGTTGCGATATTTGGGATCTTTTGGCTTTGGCTCTTAGTGACATGGTGTCCGAG GGAAAAATAAATGAAGAGAAACTAGACACTTTCAACCTGCCTTTGTACCAGCCATCTCCATCTGAAGTGAGACTAGAGGTTCTGAAAGAAGGTTCATTCACCATTAATTGTTTGGAGATATCTGAAGTACATTGGAATGCTCATGATGGCTGGAATGCCTTCGATTCAAAATCTCTCGATAGTGTTGGCGGATATAATGTTACAAAGTGCATGAGGGCCGTTAACGAACCATTACTCATCACTCACTTTGGAGAAGCTGTCATTGATGAGATTTTTCGTCGATATCATGCAATCCTAATTGATCGAACGTCCAAGAACAACGTCAAATTCATTAATCTTAGCATATCAATGACCAGAAATGAATGA